In one window of Prevotella sp. E13-17 DNA:
- the guaA gene encoding glutamine-hydrolyzing GMP synthase: MQQKIIILDFGSQTTQLIGRRVRELDTFCEILPYNKFPVGDESVIGVILSGSPYSVHDPEAFKVDLSQFVGKVPVLGICYGAQFISHTLGGKVEKADSREYGRANLETVDTTNPLFKGFEQHSQVWMSHGDTITAIPGDFKVIGSTKDVTNAAFASTQQPIWAVQFHPEVFHSLQGKQLLQNFVVDICGSKQEWSAASFVDSTVAELKQQLGNDRVILGLSGGVDSSVAAVLLNKAIGSRLTCIFVDHGMLRKNEFQQVMEDYKVLGLNVIGVDASEKFFSDLAGVTDPEQKRKIIGRDFVEVFNAEAKKITDAKWLAQGTIYPDRIESLNITGKVIKSHHNVGGLPEDMHLQLCEPLKWLFKDEVRRVGRQMGMPEHLITRHPFPGPGLAVRILGDITREKVQILQDADDIYIRGLRNYKVKLSGEEARKVLAAGIPADMKDGEIEVSLYDQIWQAGAILLSTVRSVGVMGDERTYEHPVALRAVTSTDAMTADWAHLPYEFMAKVSNEIINKVRGVNRVCYDISSKPPATIEWE, encoded by the coding sequence ATGCAACAGAAGATTATCATCTTAGACTTTGGCTCACAGACCACGCAGCTTATTGGCCGTCGTGTGCGTGAGTTAGACACCTTCTGCGAGATTTTGCCCTACAACAAGTTTCCTGTTGGCGACGAGTCGGTGATTGGCGTCATCCTGAGTGGTTCCCCCTACTCAGTCCACGATCCCGAGGCCTTCAAGGTTGACTTGAGCCAGTTTGTGGGCAAGGTGCCCGTGCTGGGCATCTGCTACGGTGCACAGTTCATCTCGCACACCCTGGGTGGTAAGGTAGAGAAGGCCGACTCTCGCGAGTATGGCCGTGCCAACCTGGAGACTGTCGATACTACGAATCCACTGTTCAAAGGCTTCGAGCAGCACTCACAGGTGTGGATGTCTCATGGCGACACCATCACTGCCATCCCCGGCGACTTCAAGGTCATTGGTTCTACCAAGGACGTTACCAATGCCGCCTTCGCTTCTACCCAGCAGCCCATCTGGGCCGTTCAGTTCCACCCCGAGGTGTTCCATTCGCTTCAAGGTAAGCAGTTGCTTCAGAACTTTGTCGTTGACATCTGTGGCAGCAAGCAGGAATGGAGTGCCGCCTCATTTGTTGATTCTACCGTAGCCGAACTCAAGCAGCAGCTTGGCAACGACCGTGTCATCCTGGGGCTGTCTGGTGGCGTTGATTCTTCCGTTGCTGCCGTCCTGCTCAACAAGGCCATTGGCTCGCGTCTCACCTGTATCTTCGTGGACCACGGCATGCTTCGCAAGAACGAGTTCCAGCAGGTTATGGAAGACTATAAAGTGCTGGGGCTGAATGTGATTGGCGTCGATGCCAGCGAGAAGTTCTTCTCAGACCTCGCCGGAGTCACCGACCCCGAGCAGAAGCGTAAGATTATCGGTCGCGATTTCGTTGAGGTGTTCAATGCCGAAGCCAAGAAAATCACTGATGCCAAGTGGTTGGCTCAGGGCACTATCTATCCCGATCGCATTGAGTCACTGAACATCACCGGTAAGGTTATCAAGAGCCACCACAACGTAGGCGGTCTGCCCGAAGATATGCATCTGCAGCTTTGCGAGCCCCTGAAGTGGTTGTTCAAGGACGAGGTGCGCCGTGTAGGACGCCAGATGGGCATGCCCGAGCATCTCATCACCCGCCATCCTTTCCCCGGACCAGGTCTGGCCGTACGTATCCTGGGCGACATCACCCGTGAGAAAGTACAGATCCTGCAGGATGCCGACGATATCTATATCCGCGGTCTGCGCAACTATAAAGTCAAGCTTAGTGGCGAAGAAGCCCGCAAAGTCCTGGCAGCAGGCATTCCTGCCGATATGAAAGATGGCGAGATTGAAGTATCGCTCTACGACCAGATCTGGCAGGCAGGTGCCATTCTCCTTTCTACAGTCCGTTCGGTCGGTGTGATGGGCGATGAGCGCACCTACGAGCATCCCGTTGCTCTGCGTGCCGTCACCTCTACCGATGCCATGACTGCCGACTGGGCTCATCTGCCTTACGAGTTCATGGCCAAGGTCTCTAACGAGATTATCAACAAGGTGCGCGGTGTCAATCGCGTTTGCTACGACATCTCGTCAAAGCCACCTGCAACCATCGAGTGGGAGTAA
- the asnS gene encoding asparagine--tRNA ligase yields MKRTKIIDVLKSTEYGKEVCVKGWVRTHRSSKAVDFIALNDGSTINNVQVVVDPTKFDEQLLKDITTGACICAEGTLVESQGAGQSSEIQATKLVIYGLCGNDYPMQKKGQSFEAMRKNAHMRLRTNTFGAVMRIRHNMAMAIHTYFHEHGFFYFHTPLITASDCEGAGNMFQVTTKNLYDLKKDENGKIIYDDDFFGEQTSLTVSGQLEGELGATALGAIYTFGPTFRAENSNTPRHLAEFWMVEPEVAFIDQEELMDLEEDFIKYCVRWALDHCKDDLEFLNKMIDKTLIERLEGVLKETFVRLPYTEGINILQEAIKNGKKFEFPCNWGDDLASEHERYLVEEHFKKPVIMTDYPRAFKSFYMKQNEDTADGGSVGYKGAVAPGPTMQGTDVLFPQIGEIIGGSVREESYDKLMSEVNRREMDQTHLWWYLDTRKWGSCPHAGFGLGFERLILFVTGMQNIRDVIPFPRTPKSAEF; encoded by the coding sequence ATGAAAAGAACTAAGATAATCGATGTGCTGAAAAGCACAGAATATGGCAAGGAAGTCTGTGTGAAAGGCTGGGTGCGCACGCATCGCAGTTCGAAGGCAGTTGACTTCATTGCCCTCAATGATGGCTCAACCATCAACAATGTGCAGGTTGTGGTTGACCCAACCAAGTTCGACGAGCAGTTGCTGAAAGACATCACCACTGGTGCTTGCATTTGTGCTGAAGGTACACTCGTAGAGAGTCAGGGTGCTGGTCAGAGTAGTGAGATTCAGGCCACCAAGCTTGTGATTTACGGACTCTGCGGCAACGACTATCCCATGCAGAAGAAGGGCCAGAGCTTCGAGGCTATGCGTAAGAATGCACATATGCGTCTGCGCACCAATACCTTTGGTGCCGTTATGCGCATTCGTCACAACATGGCAATGGCCATCCATACCTATTTCCATGAGCATGGTTTCTTCTATTTCCACACGCCATTGATTACTGCCAGTGACTGTGAGGGTGCAGGCAACATGTTCCAGGTGACCACCAAGAACCTCTACGACTTGAAGAAGGATGAGAACGGCAAGATTATCTACGACGATGATTTCTTCGGAGAGCAGACCTCACTAACCGTTTCAGGCCAGTTGGAGGGTGAGCTGGGTGCTACAGCTCTGGGAGCCATCTATACCTTCGGTCCTACGTTCCGTGCCGAGAACTCAAATACGCCTCGTCACTTGGCCGAGTTCTGGATGGTTGAGCCCGAGGTTGCTTTCATTGACCAAGAAGAGCTGATGGACCTCGAAGAGGACTTTATCAAGTATTGTGTTCGATGGGCACTTGACCATTGTAAGGACGATCTTGAGTTCCTTAACAAGATGATTGACAAGACCCTGATTGAGCGTCTTGAGGGCGTCTTGAAAGAGACCTTCGTCCGTCTGCCTTACACCGAGGGTATCAACATCCTCCAGGAGGCCATCAAGAATGGTAAGAAGTTTGAGTTCCCCTGTAACTGGGGCGATGACCTCGCTTCTGAGCACGAGCGCTACCTTGTAGAGGAGCACTTCAAGAAGCCAGTTATCATGACCGACTATCCACGTGCTTTCAAGTCGTTCTACATGAAGCAGAACGAGGATACTGCCGATGGCGGTTCTGTAGGTTACAAGGGTGCTGTTGCTCCTGGTCCCACCATGCAGGGTACCGATGTCCTGTTCCCACAGATTGGTGAGATTATCGGTGGTTCTGTTCGTGAGGAGAGCTACGATAAGTTGATGAGCGAGGTTAACCGTCGTGAGATGGATCAGACCCATCTCTGGTGGTATCTCGACACCCGCAAGTGGGGTTCATGTCCTCATGCCGGTTTCGGTCTTGGTTTCGAGCGTCTCATTCTGTTCGTTACAGGCATGCAGAACATCCGTGACGTGATACCTTTCCCACGTACACCAAAATCAGCAGAATTCTAA
- a CDS encoding nucleotidyltransferase family protein, with protein sequence MKQAMVFAAGLGTRLKPLTDTMPKALVRVGEKPLLWHILTKLTAAGYSRVVVNVHHFADQIVDYLKTNDFGMDIRISDERSQLLETGGGIKKAGTLFDDTSPILIHNVDILSNVDFDWFAQQHEADEEAVLLVSRRKTKRYLLFDNAMRLMGWINKETGEIKSPYEYVRRTGLSQYGEPLNEFAFSGIHSFSPRLFTLMDRFPDRFPIIDFYLSICHRSKIVGVVKDDLRLLDVGKLDTLDEAEKFITSL encoded by the coding sequence ATGAAACAGGCAATGGTATTTGCAGCAGGTCTTGGTACAAGGCTGAAACCCCTTACCGACACAATGCCTAAAGCATTGGTGCGTGTGGGCGAGAAACCGCTGCTGTGGCATATCTTGACAAAGTTGACGGCTGCGGGCTACAGTCGAGTAGTCGTCAATGTGCATCATTTTGCCGACCAGATTGTTGACTATCTCAAGACCAACGATTTCGGTATGGATATCCGCATCAGCGACGAGCGTAGTCAGTTGTTAGAGACTGGCGGCGGCATCAAGAAGGCCGGCACGTTGTTCGACGATACTTCCCCCATCCTTATCCACAACGTAGATATTCTGAGCAATGTCGATTTCGATTGGTTCGCTCAGCAGCACGAGGCCGACGAAGAAGCCGTCTTGCTGGTCAGCCGTCGCAAGACCAAGCGCTATCTGCTCTTCGACAATGCCATGCGTCTGATGGGATGGATTAATAAGGAGACGGGCGAGATAAAGTCCCCTTACGAGTATGTCCGTCGCACGGGCCTCTCTCAGTACGGCGAACCCCTCAATGAGTTTGCCTTTTCTGGCATCCATAGCTTCTCGCCGCGTTTGTTCACCCTGATGGATCGCTTCCCCGATCGTTTTCCCATTATCGACTTTTACCTCAGTATCTGTCACCGTTCCAAGATTGTTGGAGTGGTCAAGGACGACCTGCGTCTCTTGGATGTGGGCAAGCTTGATACCTTAGACGAAGCAGAGAAATTTATCACATCATTATAA